One genomic window of Neisseria sp. oral taxon 014 str. F0314 includes the following:
- a CDS encoding M61 family metallopeptidase, producing MINYTLSPNLLSRQWEITLSFIKNNELPTEISLPNWVPGSYLIRDFSRHITEIRAFCDGIPAELTQIDKNTWHTAAISGEWRICYTVYAFDLSVRGAFLTTERGFFDGACIFLKVKGYEHEAHRVALSQLPEHWRIATTLPTVGEHVFQAVSYMDLIDHPVELGNIEFLSFEAAGIPHRIALSGFYHPFDRDRLVSDIRKICETELAAFPSPAPFDQYLFLLHVGDNIYGGLEHIDSTALLADRNSLPPFEMGAANDAYTQLLGLFSHEYFHAWNVKSIKPEAFVPYHLDRENYTEQLWAFEGITSYYDDLFLARSGCISPEAYLNLLAQGITRVQQTKGRLKQTLAESSFTAWNKFYKQDENSPNAIVSYYQKGALAALCLDLLIRSKSTGRHSLDSVMRQHYRDWCATRQGIPEKQWQVRCQEITGLNLEDFFQTALYSTRDLPLAECLATAGVALTWRALPHSHGGGLADAKTDSFPPAPDFGARFKQNGDGATLTHVFNGGSAENAALCPQDKIIALNGFACTDLALQWSQQPVGSQVHVHFFRTGVLHETVITVEEAGAETALLAVSDRQLLEQWLFDRP from the coding sequence ATGATTAATTACACTCTTTCGCCAAATTTACTCTCCCGCCAATGGGAAATCACTCTTTCTTTTATTAAAAACAATGAACTGCCAACAGAAATCAGTTTACCGAACTGGGTTCCGGGCAGTTATCTGATTCGTGATTTCTCACGTCATATCACTGAAATCCGGGCTTTTTGCGATGGCATTCCGGCCGAGTTGACCCAAATCGACAAAAATACATGGCATACCGCCGCTATTAGCGGAGAGTGGCGGATTTGCTACACCGTTTACGCTTTCGATTTGTCCGTCCGCGGCGCATTCCTAACCACGGAGCGGGGCTTCTTTGACGGAGCCTGCATCTTCTTGAAAGTCAAAGGATACGAGCATGAAGCCCACCGTGTGGCCTTGTCGCAACTCCCTGAACACTGGCGGATAGCGACCACTCTGCCGACCGTCGGAGAGCACGTTTTTCAGGCGGTTTCTTATATGGATTTAATCGACCATCCCGTCGAACTGGGGAATATCGAATTTCTTAGCTTTGAAGCGGCAGGTATTCCGCACCGCATTGCTTTGAGCGGTTTCTATCATCCGTTTGACCGCGACCGCCTAGTGTCCGACATCCGCAAAATCTGCGAAACCGAACTGGCGGCTTTCCCTAGTCCCGCTCCGTTTGACCAATATCTTTTCTTGCTTCATGTCGGCGACAACATCTACGGCGGCCTCGAACATATCGACAGTACCGCCCTTCTTGCCGACCGCAACAGTCTGCCCCCGTTTGAAATGGGCGCGGCGAACGACGCCTATACACAACTGCTCGGCTTGTTTTCCCACGAATACTTCCACGCATGGAACGTTAAATCCATCAAGCCCGAAGCATTCGTCCCCTACCATCTCGACCGCGAAAACTACACTGAGCAACTTTGGGCTTTCGAAGGGATTACATCCTATTACGACGACCTGTTCCTCGCCCGAAGCGGTTGCATTTCGCCTGAAGCCTATCTGAACCTGCTTGCGCAAGGCATTACCCGCGTACAACAAACCAAAGGCCGTCTGAAACAAACCCTTGCCGAATCCAGCTTTACCGCATGGAACAAGTTTTACAAGCAGGATGAAAACAGCCCTAACGCCATCGTCAGCTATTATCAGAAAGGCGCCCTTGCCGCCCTCTGCCTCGACTTGCTCATCCGAAGCAAAAGTACGGGACGGCATTCGCTCGACAGCGTAATGCGCCAACACTACCGCGACTGGTGTGCAACGCGGCAAGGCATTCCCGAAAAACAATGGCAGGTGCGTTGTCAGGAAATCACCGGCTTGAACTTGGAAGATTTTTTTCAGACGGCCTTATACAGTACCCGCGACCTGCCGCTGGCCGAATGTCTCGCCACAGCCGGCGTTGCCCTAACATGGCGCGCCCTGCCCCACAGCCACGGCGGCGGATTGGCGGACGCCAAGACTGACTCTTTCCCGCCGGCACCTGACTTTGGTGCCCGCTTCAAACAAAACGGCGACGGCGCCACCCTGACTCATGTCTTCAACGGCGGCAGCGCGGAAAACGCCGCCCTCTGCCCGCAAGACAAAATCATCGCCCTCAACGGCTTCGCCTGTACCGACCTTGCCTTACAATGGTCGCAGCAACCGGTCGGCAGTCAGGTACATGTTCACTTCTTCCGCACCGGCGTATTGCACGAAACCGTTATCACCGTAGAGGAGGCCGGTGCGGAAACCGCCCTGCTGGCGGTAAGCGACAGACAACTGTTGGAACAATGGCTGTTTGACCGTCCGTAA
- a CDS encoding TIGR01244 family sulfur transferase, whose protein sequence is MAILNLSENLYISPQLSEADAAQAAKLGIKSVICNRPDGEEAGQPEAAQVRQWLEQAGIAAFRHQPVTAPAITDADIDMFHKLLAELPPPVLAYCRTGTRCSLLWGYRQIQNGSSVAEVKTASARAGVDLTNFEARLEAAADNR, encoded by the coding sequence ATGGCAATCTTGAACCTGAGCGAAAATCTTTATATTTCCCCGCAACTGAGCGAAGCCGACGCAGCACAAGCCGCAAAACTCGGCATCAAAAGCGTTATCTGCAACCGGCCCGACGGCGAAGAAGCAGGCCAGCCCGAGGCCGCCCAAGTACGGCAATGGCTGGAACAGGCGGGCATTGCGGCCTTCCGCCACCAACCCGTTACCGCTCCGGCCATCACCGATGCCGACATCGACATGTTCCACAAGCTGCTGGCGGAACTGCCGCCGCCGGTACTGGCCTATTGCCGAACCGGAACGCGCTGTTCTCTGTTATGGGGTTACCGCCAGATTCAAAACGGCAGCAGCGTGGCCGAAGTAAAAACCGCATCAGCCCGGGCCGGCGTGGATTTGACCAATTTTGAAGCCCGCCTGGAAGCGGCGGCGGATAACCGTTAA
- the ccoP gene encoding cytochrome-c oxidase, cbb3-type subunit III encodes MNTTSQFTSNFWNIYIAVIVLFSFIGLAWLLLSQNVVKPLKKGEEVKTTGHNWDGIEEYNNPLPRWWFWLYVCTWLFGIGYLIMFPGIGDYKGYWGWSSHGQYEEEMQKANEQYGKLYAKFAKMPIEQVAKNPEARQIGKNMFDTYCIQCHGSDAKGSKGFPNLTDNDWLWGGEPEKIHETIEKGRIATMAAWGPALGEERVKDVANYVMSLSKPKDQYDQERAARGKALFSGPPANCFTCHGDKGQGIQGLGPNLTDNIWLWGGTQKAIIETITNGRHSQMPAWGGFLDKDKLHIMTAYVWGLSNKDGKAPTKKAEPAPVAAPAPTASPAEKEAAAPADKAASSADNKAGSATTTEAKPADKAEAAPVAKADGKKVYEASCKSCHGNAIPGIPHVGTKADWAPRIKQGKETLHKHALEGFNAMPAKGGNSGLSDDEVKAAVDYMANESGAKF; translated from the coding sequence ATGAACACAACTTCCCAATTTACCAGTAATTTCTGGAATATATACATTGCCGTCATCGTCCTGTTCAGTTTTATCGGCTTGGCTTGGCTGCTGCTTTCGCAAAATGTTGTGAAGCCGCTGAAAAAAGGCGAAGAGGTTAAAACCACAGGACACAACTGGGACGGTATCGAAGAGTACAATAATCCGCTGCCGCGTTGGTGGTTTTGGTTATACGTCTGCACCTGGTTGTTCGGTATCGGTTATTTGATTATGTTCCCAGGGATTGGCGACTATAAAGGCTATTGGGGCTGGAGCAGCCACGGGCAGTACGAAGAGGAAATGCAAAAGGCGAACGAGCAATACGGAAAACTGTATGCGAAATTTGCCAAGATGCCGATTGAACAGGTTGCCAAAAATCCTGAAGCACGCCAAATCGGTAAGAATATGTTTGATACTTATTGTATCCAATGCCACGGTTCGGATGCGAAAGGTTCCAAAGGGTTTCCGAACCTGACCGACAATGATTGGCTGTGGGGCGGCGAACCTGAAAAAATCCATGAGACCATTGAAAAAGGCCGCATAGCGACTATGGCTGCATGGGGGCCTGCTTTAGGTGAAGAACGCGTTAAAGACGTTGCAAACTATGTGATGTCTTTGTCCAAACCGAAAGACCAGTATGACCAAGAGCGTGCCGCACGCGGTAAGGCCTTGTTCAGCGGTCCGCCGGCCAACTGCTTTACTTGTCATGGAGATAAGGGGCAGGGTATTCAGGGCTTGGGTCCGAATCTGACTGATAATATATGGCTTTGGGGTGGAACGCAAAAAGCCATTATTGAGACCATTACCAATGGCCGCCACAGCCAAATGCCCGCATGGGGCGGTTTCTTGGATAAAGACAAGCTGCATATCATGACGGCGTATGTTTGGGGTTTGTCAAACAAAGACGGTAAAGCGCCGACCAAGAAAGCAGAACCCGCACCGGTGGCAGCACCTGCTCCGACAGCATCGCCTGCGGAAAAAGAGGCCGCCGCTCCGGCAGATAAAGCAGCGTCATCGGCTGATAATAAAGCTGGTTCCGCTACTACTACTGAAGCCAAGCCAGCCGATAAGGCAGAAGCAGCTCCGGTAGCCAAGGCGGATGGTAAAAAAGTCTATGAGGCAAGCTGCAAATCCTGCCATGGCAACGCTATTCCCGGAATCCCTCATGTCGGTACGAAAGCAGATTGGGCGCCGCGTATCAAGCAAGGTAAAGAAACTTTGCACAAACATGCCCTTGAAGGGTTCAATGCCATGCCGGCCAAAGGCGGCAACAGCGGTCTGAGCGACGATGAAGTGAAGGCTGCCGTGGACTACATGGCGAATGAATCCGGTGCAAAATTTTAG
- a CDS encoding CcoQ/FixQ family Cbb3-type cytochrome c oxidase assembly chaperone, whose translation MDANWARSLFTLWVFVSFILVIYIVFNRRNKKNYDDAANSIFDNNDDNTSDKNGR comes from the coding sequence ATGGATGCTAACTGGGCGCGCTCGCTTTTTACCCTTTGGGTATTCGTCAGTTTTATTTTGGTTATCTATATTGTGTTTAATCGGCGCAATAAGAAAAACTATGATGATGCCGCAAACAGTATTTTCGACAATAACGACGATAATACGTCCGATAAAAACGGGCGATAA
- a CDS encoding phosphatidate cytidylyltransferase yields the protein MSFVNTSGQIITEQTAAHLTPQAGYIFTGVFAILIFASVIGQWLKRKNGADNATISNLNARIYAWWLMTLVLLVAFWFGKTGTVVLFFLISFAALREFMTLVYRRRSDYYSMVVCFYLLLPVQYYFVYDGWYGMFSIFIPVYGFLVLPIIASLSGQTAHFLERAAKTQWMSMICIFCLSHVPALMFLNLDDFDSSGNILLLMFLIFVVQASDVLQYVWGKLVGGAKIMPSLSPSKTISGTVGGILSATALAALLSPMTPFSHGQAAAIGFVICLMGFFGGLVMSAIKRDYGVKDWGNMIRGHGGMLDRVDSICFAAPVFFHIVRYYWHG from the coding sequence GTGAGCTTTGTTAACACGTCCGGCCAAATCATTACCGAACAAACCGCAGCCCATCTGACCCCGCAGGCAGGCTATATCTTTACCGGCGTATTTGCCATATTGATTTTCGCCAGCGTCATCGGGCAATGGCTGAAACGCAAAAACGGCGCAGACAATGCCACCATCTCCAACCTCAACGCCCGCATTTACGCTTGGTGGCTGATGACGCTGGTGCTGCTGGTCGCATTTTGGTTCGGCAAAACGGGGACGGTGGTGCTGTTTTTCCTGATTTCGTTTGCCGCCTTGCGCGAATTTATGACCCTCGTCTATCGCCGCCGCAGCGACTATTACAGCATGGTAGTGTGTTTCTACCTGCTGCTGCCGGTGCAATATTATTTCGTCTATGACGGCTGGTACGGCATGTTCAGCATTTTCATCCCCGTGTACGGGTTTTTGGTGTTGCCGATTATTGCCAGCCTGAGCGGTCAAACCGCCCATTTCCTCGAACGCGCCGCCAAAACGCAGTGGATGTCGATGATCTGCATCTTCTGCCTTTCACACGTTCCCGCCCTGATGTTCCTGAACTTGGATGACTTTGACAGCAGCGGCAATATCCTGCTGCTGATGTTCCTGATTTTCGTGGTACAGGCTTCGGACGTGCTGCAATACGTTTGGGGCAAACTGGTCGGCGGTGCCAAAATCATGCCGTCACTTTCTCCGTCTAAAACCATATCCGGCACGGTCGGCGGCATTTTGTCTGCCACCGCGCTCGCTGCGCTGCTGTCGCCGATGACGCCGTTTAGCCACGGACAAGCCGCCGCTATCGGTTTTGTCATCTGCCTGATGGGTTTCTTCGGCGGGTTGGTGATGTCTGCCATCAAACGCGACTACGGCGTCAAAGACTGGGGCAACATGATACGCGGCCACGGCGGTATGCTCGACCGCGTGGATTCCATCTGCTTCGCCGCGCCCGTGTTCTTCCACATCGTCCGATATTACTGGCACGGTTGA
- a CDS encoding biopolymer transporter ExbD, translated as MAFGSMNSGDDAPMSEINVTPLVDVMLVLLIVFMITMPVLTHSIPLELPTASEQAAKKEKQPTDPLRLTIGADGSYYFGTESVSKVSIEGVAEKLKTAKAEKEDLIVAIAADKSVEYDYVNKALEAAREAGISKIGFVTETKSVAK; from the coding sequence ATGGCATTCGGTTCGATGAATTCGGGTGATGATGCCCCGATGTCGGAAATCAACGTTACGCCGTTGGTTGACGTGATGCTGGTGTTGCTGATTGTGTTTATGATTACCATGCCGGTATTGACGCATTCGATTCCTCTGGAGCTGCCGACCGCTTCCGAGCAGGCGGCGAAAAAAGAGAAGCAGCCGACCGACCCGCTGCGGCTGACGATCGGTGCCGACGGTTCTTATTATTTCGGTACGGAATCGGTTTCCAAAGTCAGTATCGAGGGGGTAGCTGAGAAACTGAAAACCGCTAAAGCGGAAAAAGAAGATTTGATTGTCGCCATCGCCGCCGATAAATCGGTGGAGTACGATTACGTCAACAAAGCACTGGAAGCGGCGCGTGAGGCGGGTATCAGCAAGATAGGCTTTGTAACCGAGACCAAATCGGTAGCCAAGTAA
- a CDS encoding MotA/TolQ/ExbB proton channel family protein, with protein MNLALVFQSGDFVLISVFIILVIMSIVTWSIIILRAIRLRKAKNGNAAVKKLVLASFTLNEAVQKAKSVDSPMGRLTEEAVKAHQNYRQSDAKLLANALPLNEYLVTQIRNSMSQIMRQFDGGMTSLASIGATAPFIGLFGTVWGIYHALINISQSGQMSIAAVAGPIGEALVSTAAGLFVAIPAVLAYNFLNRSTKTLSQDMDAYAHDLHVRLLNQKD; from the coding sequence ATGAATTTAGCGTTAGTATTTCAATCGGGCGATTTCGTATTGATCAGCGTGTTCATCATACTGGTTATTATGAGCATCGTAACTTGGAGCATCATCATTCTGCGTGCCATCAGATTGCGCAAGGCCAAAAACGGCAATGCGGCGGTTAAAAAATTGGTGTTGGCTTCGTTCACGCTGAACGAAGCGGTGCAGAAAGCCAAAAGCGTCGATTCGCCTATGGGGCGTTTGACTGAGGAGGCGGTTAAGGCGCATCAGAACTACCGTCAGAGTGATGCCAAACTTTTGGCCAATGCCCTGCCTTTGAACGAATACCTCGTTACCCAAATCCGCAACAGCATGAGTCAGATTATGCGTCAGTTTGACGGCGGTATGACTTCATTGGCCTCCATCGGTGCGACTGCGCCGTTTATCGGCCTGTTCGGTACGGTATGGGGCATTTATCATGCTTTGATCAATATCAGCCAAAGCGGCCAGATGAGTATTGCCGCTGTGGCCGGTCCGATTGGCGAGGCTTTGGTATCGACAGCCGCCGGCCTGTTCGTGGCGATTCCTGCGGTGTTGGCCTACAATTTCCTCAACCGCAGTACGAAAACCCTGTCGCAGGACATGGACGCCTACGCTCACGACCTGCATGTACGTCTTTTGAATCAGAAGGATTAA
- a CDS encoding Rrf2 family transcriptional regulator, with translation MYLTQHTDYGLRVLIYTAINDDALVNISTIAETYNISKSHLMKVVTALVKGGFLTSVRGKGGGLKLAEPPEKINIGSVVRHLEPMQLVECMGRDNNCLITPSCRLADILSGGIKAFLNYLDGFTLSDLLNKPTYDLLYMPKVDISVERTN, from the coding sequence ATGTATTTAACCCAACATACGGATTACGGTTTACGCGTATTGATCTATACGGCGATAAATGATGATGCGTTGGTCAATATCAGTACGATTGCCGAGACTTATAATATTTCCAAGAGCCACTTGATGAAGGTCGTTACCGCGCTGGTAAAAGGCGGATTCCTGACCAGCGTCAGGGGGAAAGGGGGCGGTTTGAAACTTGCGGAACCGCCGGAGAAAATCAATATCGGTTCGGTGGTGCGCCATTTGGAACCGATGCAGTTGGTCGAATGTATGGGGCGGGACAACAACTGTCTGATTACGCCGTCATGCAGGCTGGCGGATATTTTGAGCGGGGGGATTAAGGCGTTTCTGAATTATCTGGACGGTTTCACCCTGTCGGATTTGCTGAATAAACCTACTTACGATTTACTCTACATGCCGAAAGTCGATATTTCGGTCGAACGGACGAACTGA
- a CDS encoding hemerythrin domain-containing protein: MKPLKRHPALIELSRDHHRSLSLCVRLLRTPAESHRAELEPHFPELLEHFLEEETLFAPYWPRIDNALRERFETDHAKLRTMIAAPEHTSETWNKDFATTLRDHARFEERELFPAVEAYLDTPE; the protein is encoded by the coding sequence ATGAAACCGCTGAAACGCCACCCCGCACTCATCGAGCTTTCGCGCGACCACCACCGTTCGCTGTCTCTCTGCGTGCGTCTTCTGCGCACTCCCGCCGAAAGCCACCGAGCCGAATTGGAACCGCACTTCCCCGAGCTATTGGAACATTTCCTTGAAGAAGAAACTTTGTTCGCACCGTACTGGCCGCGAATCGACAACGCGTTGCGCGAACGTTTTGAAACGGATCATGCCAAACTGCGCACCATGATTGCCGCGCCCGAGCATACCAGCGAAACGTGGAACAAAGATTTTGCCACCACCTTGCGCGATCATGCCCGTTTTGAAGAACGCGAACTGTTCCCTGCCGTCGAAGCTTATTTGGACACACCGGAATAA
- the ccoN gene encoding cytochrome-c oxidase, cbb3-type subunit I produces MDTQTYNYKVVRQFAIMTVVWGIVGMLVGVIVAAQLFAPSLDLSDVGPWFHFGRLRPLHTNAVIFAFGGCGLMGTSYYVVQRTCNVRLFGGNWLPAFTFWGWQAVIVAAAISLPMGFTQAKEYAELEWPIDILIALVWIAYAVVFFGTIAKRKVKHIYVANWFYGGFILAVALLHIVNNISVPAGFMKSYPVYSGAIDAMVQWWYGHNAVGFFLTAGFLGMMYYFVPKQAARPIYSYRLSVVHFWALIFTYMWAGSHHLHYTALPDWTQSLGMVLSLILFAPSWGGMINGIMTLSGAWDKLRTDPVLKFLIVSLSFYGMSTFEGPMMSIKTVNSLSHYTDWTIAHVHAGALGWVGFVTIGSVYYMIPRLFGKNEMHSTKLIEAHFWIATIGVVLYIAAMWIAGVYQGLMWGSLNKDGTLTYSFVESVKHTMPYYQIRFVGGMLYLSGMCIMAYNVYRTAVGGRPVDAEIPAVSQAQHH; encoded by the coding sequence ATGGACACGCAAACTTACAACTACAAAGTGGTGAGGCAATTTGCCATCATGACCGTAGTTTGGGGCATCGTGGGCATGTTGGTAGGTGTTATCGTTGCCGCACAACTGTTTGCCCCTTCCCTTGATTTATCCGATGTCGGCCCGTGGTTTCACTTCGGTCGCCTGCGTCCGCTGCATACCAATGCGGTGATTTTTGCTTTTGGCGGATGCGGCCTGATGGGGACGTCCTATTATGTGGTGCAGCGTACTTGTAATGTGCGTTTGTTCGGCGGCAACTGGCTGCCGGCGTTTACGTTCTGGGGGTGGCAGGCCGTTATTGTGGCAGCCGCAATTTCACTGCCTATGGGTTTTACCCAAGCCAAAGAATATGCGGAACTGGAATGGCCGATTGATATTTTAATCGCATTGGTTTGGATTGCTTACGCCGTAGTTTTCTTCGGTACCATTGCCAAACGCAAAGTAAAGCATATTTATGTAGCCAACTGGTTTTACGGCGGTTTCATCTTGGCTGTAGCCTTGCTGCATATCGTTAATAATATCAGTGTTCCAGCCGGTTTTATGAAATCCTACCCCGTTTATTCCGGTGCTATCGACGCAATGGTGCAATGGTGGTACGGCCATAACGCTGTCGGCTTCTTCCTGACTGCGGGCTTCTTGGGCATGATGTATTACTTCGTTCCGAAACAGGCCGCTCGTCCGATTTATTCGTATCGTTTGTCCGTCGTCCATTTCTGGGCGTTGATTTTCACTTACATGTGGGCGGGTTCGCACCACCTTCACTATACTGCATTGCCCGACTGGACTCAGTCTTTGGGCATGGTTCTGTCTCTGATTCTGTTTGCGCCGTCTTGGGGCGGCATGATTAACGGCATCATGACCTTGTCCGGTGCGTGGGACAAACTGCGAACCGATCCGGTTTTGAAATTTCTGATAGTTTCCCTCTCTTTCTACGGTATGTCGACTTTCGAAGGCCCGATGATGTCCATCAAAACAGTTAATTCCCTGAGCCATTATACCGACTGGACCATCGCACATGTACACGCGGGTGCGTTGGGTTGGGTAGGCTTTGTGACAATCGGTTCGGTGTACTACATGATTCCGCGTCTTTTCGGTAAAAACGAGATGCACAGTACCAAATTGATTGAGGCGCATTTTTGGATTGCCACTATCGGCGTGGTCTTGTACATCGCCGCAATGTGGATTGCCGGTGTGTACCAAGGTCTGATGTGGGGTTCTTTAAATAAAGACGGTACGCTGACTTATTCGTTTGTAGAATCCGTGAAACACACTATGCCTTATTATCAAATCCGATTTGTGGGCGGCATGCTGTATTTGAGCGGTATGTGCATCATGGCATACAACGTTTACCGTACGGCGGTCGGCGGCAGGCCGGTGGATGCGGAAATCCCTGCGGTTTCCCAAGCGCAGCACCACTAA
- the ccoO gene encoding cytochrome-c oxidase, cbb3-type subunit II, whose product MKLQHLVEEKVGFLIVFTVLVISVGLLIEAVPLFFTKAVTQPAPGVKPYNALQVAGRDIYVREGCYNCHSQMIRPFRAETERYGHYSVAGESVYDRPFQWGSKRTGPDLARVGGRYSDEWHRIHLLNPRDVVPESNMPAFPWLARNKVDAEATVRHMKALRSVGTPYSDEEIEKAPEALENKSELDAVIAYLQGLGLALKNVR is encoded by the coding sequence ATGAAATTGCAACACTTAGTCGAAGAAAAAGTCGGGTTCCTGATAGTGTTTACCGTTCTGGTTATCAGCGTCGGCTTGCTTATTGAAGCAGTACCGTTGTTCTTTACCAAAGCGGTAACCCAACCGGCTCCGGGCGTTAAACCGTATAACGCTTTGCAAGTGGCGGGAAGGGATATTTATGTGCGTGAAGGTTGTTATAACTGCCACTCGCAGATGATTCGCCCTTTCCGTGCCGAGACCGAACGTTACGGCCATTATTCAGTAGCGGGGGAGTCGGTTTACGACCGTCCGTTCCAATGGGGTTCGAAACGTACCGGTCCTGATTTGGCCCGTGTCGGCGGACGTTATTCCGATGAGTGGCACCGTATCCATCTGCTCAACCCGCGCGATGTCGTCCCCGAATCCAATATGCCTGCATTCCCGTGGCTGGCCCGTAATAAAGTGGATGCGGAAGCCACTGTCAGACATATGAAGGCTCTGCGCTCTGTCGGTACACCTTACAGCGACGAAGAAATTGAAAAAGCTCCGGAAGCTTTGGAAAACAAATCAGAGCTGGACGCCGTAATCGCTTACCTGCAAGGGTTGGGTTTGGCATTGAAAAACGTAAGGTAA
- a CDS encoding TonB family protein: MNKERILNPTVVAAVALLHVGLMSLLWRAHVPSPVEVEHIEFVDLGDFGGGDGNAEGAGSPAPAENPAPLQPQPELPKPKPKPKKVEPPKPKPVERPKPVIKPVVTKKADADIEQPKEKPKPVEKPIPQPEEKPVEPPKPVEKPAPEFKPAAESPTTDTYVRSSRAGAAGGKEGGKGQGGEGGGSGKGFKGEGTGRGLGDGPGSGGRPGDHGSGTGGEGGGTGPGSSRGNPIQSSGMIPTPPYPQLSEENGEEGTVVVNVLVAPGGNIVSVTKVKGSGYPRLDRAAMNAARVGSYKTKGWMNFRGTVVFKITN, from the coding sequence ATGAATAAAGAACGAATTTTAAACCCCACAGTGGTTGCCGCTGTGGCGCTGCTGCATGTCGGCCTGATGTCGTTGTTGTGGCGCGCACATGTGCCGTCGCCTGTGGAAGTTGAGCACATCGAGTTTGTCGATTTGGGCGATTTCGGTGGCGGAGACGGGAATGCCGAAGGAGCAGGTTCGCCCGCCCCCGCGGAGAATCCCGCTCCGCTTCAGCCGCAACCGGAGCTGCCGAAACCCAAGCCTAAACCTAAAAAAGTAGAGCCGCCGAAACCCAAGCCGGTAGAACGCCCTAAACCGGTTATCAAACCTGTCGTAACGAAAAAGGCGGATGCCGATATTGAGCAGCCTAAAGAAAAACCTAAGCCTGTTGAAAAACCGATTCCGCAACCTGAGGAAAAACCTGTCGAACCACCCAAACCGGTTGAAAAACCGGCTCCCGAATTCAAACCTGCAGCGGAAAGTCCGACAACCGATACTTACGTCCGCAGCAGCAGGGCTGGGGCTGCCGGCGGTAAGGAAGGCGGCAAAGGCCAAGGCGGCGAAGGCGGCGGTTCGGGCAAAGGCTTTAAAGGCGAAGGTACCGGCCGTGGGTTGGGCGACGGCCCGGGCAGCGGCGGCCGACCCGGCGACCACGGCAGCGGTACGGGCGGCGAAGGCGGCGGAACGGGGCCGGGCAGCAGCCGCGGTAATCCGATACAGTCGTCCGGCATGATTCCGACCCCTCCGTATCCCCAACTTTCTGAAGAAAACGGTGAGGAAGGTACGGTAGTCGTGAATGTGCTTGTGGCTCCCGGCGGGAATATTGTGTCGGTGACCAAAGTCAAGGGGAGCGGCTATCCGCGTTTAGATAGGGCCGCGATGAATGCCGCCAGAGTAGGTAGTTACAAAACCAAGGGTTGGATGAATTTCAGAGGAACCGTTGTTTTCAAAATAACCAACTAA